A genomic stretch from Numida meleagris isolate 19003 breed g44 Domestic line chromosome 2, NumMel1.0, whole genome shotgun sequence includes:
- the PDCD6 gene encoding programmed cell death protein 6 isoform X1 → MAAPHGMGLPDPSFLWNVFQRVDKDRSGVISDTELQQALSNGTWTPFNPATVRSILGMFDRENKGGVNFNEFTGVWKYISDWQNVFRTYDRDNSGMIDKNELKQALTGFGYRLSDQFYDTLIRKFDRQGKGQVAFDDFIQCCVVLQRLTDVFRRYDTDQDGWIQVSYEQYLCMVFSIV, encoded by the exons ATGGCGGCGCCTCACGGGATGGGGCTCCCGGATCCCTCCTTCCTATGGAACGTCTTCCAGAG GGTTGATAAAGATAGGAGTGGAGTAATCTCGGATACGGAGCTTCAGCAGGCACTATCCAATG gCACGTGGACTCCATTCAATCCAGCCACAGTCAGGTCAATTCTTG gcaTGTTcgacagagaaaacaaaggtgGTGTGAATTTCAATGAATTCACGGGAGTCTGGAAGTACATCTCGGATTGGCAGAATGTCTTTCGAACGTATGACAGAGACAATTCTGGAATGATTGACAAAAATGAACTAAAGCAAGCACTAACAGGTTTTG GTTACCGGCTGTCTGATCAGTTCTACGATACCCTCATTCGGAAGTTTGACAGACAAGGAAAAGGCCAAGTTGCTTTTGATGACTTTATTCAGTGCTGTGTTGTTTTACAG AGGCTGACGGATGTATTCCGACGTTACGATACCGATCAGGATGGCTGGATTCAGGTGTCCTACGAGCAGTACCTCTGTATGGTCTTCAGCATCGTATGA
- the PDCD6 gene encoding programmed cell death protein 6 isoform X2 → MAAPHGMGLPDPSFLWNVFQRVDKDRSGVISDTELQQALSNGTWTPFNPATVRSILGMFDRENKGGVNFNEFTGVWKYISDWQNVFRTYDRDNSGMIDKNELKQALTGYRLSDQFYDTLIRKFDRQGKGQVAFDDFIQCCVVLQRLTDVFRRYDTDQDGWIQVSYEQYLCMVFSIV, encoded by the exons ATGGCGGCGCCTCACGGGATGGGGCTCCCGGATCCCTCCTTCCTATGGAACGTCTTCCAGAG GGTTGATAAAGATAGGAGTGGAGTAATCTCGGATACGGAGCTTCAGCAGGCACTATCCAATG gCACGTGGACTCCATTCAATCCAGCCACAGTCAGGTCAATTCTTG gcaTGTTcgacagagaaaacaaaggtgGTGTGAATTTCAATGAATTCACGGGAGTCTGGAAGTACATCTCGGATTGGCAGAATGTCTTTCGAACGTATGACAGAGACAATTCTGGAATGATTGACAAAAATGAACTAAAGCAAGCACTAACAG GTTACCGGCTGTCTGATCAGTTCTACGATACCCTCATTCGGAAGTTTGACAGACAAGGAAAAGGCCAAGTTGCTTTTGATGACTTTATTCAGTGCTGTGTTGTTTTACAG AGGCTGACGGATGTATTCCGACGTTACGATACCGATCAGGATGGCTGGATTCAGGTGTCCTACGAGCAGTACCTCTGTATGGTCTTCAGCATCGTATGA